One genomic segment of Pukyongiella litopenaei includes these proteins:
- a CDS encoding DUF7146 domain-containing protein gives MYSETEDLVRDLAENAEGVCRAYLPAGRREGSYWIVGDLQNNPGRSLFVRLTGPASGPGAAGKFTDGATGEHGDLLDIIRARTGITRFPDLLAEARAHLGRPQPVVPDRQEPRKAKAPGGTPAAAARLFAASNPITGTLAETYLRSRGIAQFGANGALRFHPKCWHREEGQTRSIPRPAMIAAVTDGAGAVQGVHRTWLAPDGQGKAAVNPERRAMGHLLGNAVRLTPHDDILVVGEGIETMLSLSEAAPGLPVWAALSSGHLGAVLLPEGLKRLYVAIDRDPAGQRAAEKLSARASEVGVRVRVLEPRLGDFNDDLRANGKDALRQHLAGQIGPEDRHRLLG, from the coding sequence ATGTATTCCGAGACCGAAGACCTCGTGCGCGATCTGGCAGAAAATGCCGAAGGCGTCTGTCGTGCCTACCTTCCCGCCGGACGGCGGGAAGGGTCCTACTGGATCGTGGGTGACCTGCAAAACAATCCTGGCCGCTCGCTCTTCGTGCGGCTGACCGGGCCCGCGTCGGGGCCGGGGGCAGCGGGCAAGTTTACGGATGGGGCCACAGGCGAGCATGGCGATCTCCTGGACATCATCCGCGCCCGGACGGGGATCACGCGCTTCCCCGACCTTCTTGCCGAGGCCCGAGCGCATCTTGGCCGTCCGCAGCCGGTCGTCCCGGATAGGCAAGAGCCGAGGAAGGCCAAGGCGCCCGGTGGCACTCCTGCGGCGGCGGCGCGCTTGTTTGCTGCCTCGAACCCGATCACAGGCACGCTTGCTGAGACCTACCTCCGTTCCCGAGGCATCGCCCAATTCGGGGCGAACGGCGCCTTACGCTTCCACCCGAAGTGCTGGCACCGGGAAGAGGGGCAGACCCGGAGCATCCCCAGACCGGCGATGATCGCGGCGGTTACCGATGGGGCAGGGGCCGTGCAGGGCGTGCATCGCACCTGGCTGGCGCCTGACGGACAGGGGAAGGCGGCAGTGAATCCAGAGCGTCGGGCTATGGGTCACCTCCTCGGCAATGCTGTCAGGCTCACCCCGCACGATGACATCCTCGTCGTCGGCGAGGGCATCGAGACCATGCTGTCCCTGTCCGAGGCGGCCCCGGGCCTTCCCGTCTGGGCGGCGCTCTCGTCGGGACACCTCGGGGCGGTCCTGCTGCCGGAGGGGCTGAAGCGCCTTTACGTCGCGATCGACCGCGATCCGGCCGGGCAGCGCGCGGCAGAGAAGTTGAGCGCCAGAGCCTCCGAGGTCGGGGTGCGCGTGCGGGTGCTGGAACCGCGGCTCGGGGATTTCAACGATGATCTTCGGGCGAACGGCAAGGACGCGCTGCGCCAGCATCTGGCAGGTCAGATCGGGCCAGAGGATCGGCATCGCCTATTGGGCTGA
- a CDS encoding DUF2493 domain-containing protein, giving the protein MTIHTHDDAYEPAHSASQTAHALDELQLYGYRPFDEPDPRPMPDGQRLAVADIFDALVATLEDTRMEPDLEEVLWGQVNLFHRAAARIERTLDENEQAQRRLQREQDGSEVKSVELERLTAEGLTLVERRNCMDMMRDHAATEFVHHTGSTWRPRTGSMVNRQHMTAALIDSRDFLAAKRRAENEVMLPAGPKVALTGGTDFNDHRLIWGKLDQVRTKYPDMVLLHGGSPKGAELIAAKWAEARGVTQVAFKPDWTKHAKAAPFKRNDAMLDVLPVGVLVFPGTGIQENLADKAKKLGIPVMKFEKGA; this is encoded by the coding sequence ATGACGATCCATACCCACGACGACGCGTATGAACCCGCCCATAGCGCATCCCAGACCGCCCATGCGCTCGACGAACTCCAACTCTACGGCTATCGCCCCTTTGACGAGCCCGATCCGCGCCCGATGCCCGATGGGCAGCGCCTCGCCGTCGCCGACATCTTCGACGCCCTCGTCGCGACCCTGGAAGACACCCGTATGGAACCCGACCTCGAAGAGGTGCTCTGGGGCCAGGTCAACCTCTTCCACCGCGCCGCGGCCCGGATCGAGCGGACGCTCGATGAGAACGAGCAGGCGCAGCGCCGCCTCCAGCGCGAGCAGGACGGCTCCGAAGTGAAGTCCGTCGAACTCGAGCGCCTGACGGCCGAAGGCCTGACCCTCGTCGAACGGCGCAACTGCATGGACATGATGCGCGATCACGCCGCCACCGAGTTCGTCCATCACACGGGATCGACCTGGCGCCCCCGCACCGGCTCGATGGTGAACCGCCAGCACATGACCGCCGCCCTGATCGACAGCCGCGACTTCCTGGCCGCCAAGCGCCGCGCCGAGAACGAGGTAATGCTTCCCGCAGGCCCCAAGGTCGCCCTCACCGGCGGGACCGATTTCAACGATCACCGCCTGATCTGGGGCAAGCTCGACCAGGTCCGGACCAAGTATCCCGACATGGTCCTCCTGCACGGTGGTAGCCCGAAGGGCGCAGAGCTCATCGCCGCGAAATGGGCCGAAGCCCGGGGCGTGACGCAGGTGGCCTTCAAGCCCGACTGGACCAAGCACGCCAAGGCCGCGCCATTCAAGCGCAACGACGCGATGCTGGATGTGCTCCCGGTCGGGGTCCTTGTCTTCCCCGGAACCGGTATCCAGGAAAACCTCGCCGACAAGGCCAAGAAGCTTGGCATCCCGGTCATGAAGTTCGAGAAGGGGGCGTGA
- a CDS encoding WGR domain-containing protein, which produces MFDISQQMEVFPTTVDLKRIDPSLNMRRFYRMSVQPDLFGGACLVREWGRIGFRGQMLIEQHPDEGRAVTALMKLAATKKRRGYRLLEG; this is translated from the coding sequence ATGTTCGACATATCGCAGCAAATGGAAGTGTTCCCGACAACGGTCGATCTCAAGCGGATCGACCCGTCTCTCAACATGCGGCGCTTCTATCGAATGAGCGTTCAGCCGGACCTGTTTGGCGGCGCATGCCTTGTGCGGGAATGGGGCCGTATCGGGTTTCGAGGGCAGATGCTGATCGAACAGCACCCGGACGAGGGTAGAGCGGTCACTGCGCTCATGAAGCTTGCGGCGACGAAGAAGCGGCGGGGCTATCGGTTGCTTGAGGGATAA
- a CDS encoding antitoxin Xre/MbcA/ParS toxin-binding domain-containing protein, whose product MSRYIGELADIGGLKGTDIANITDVSKATVSRWKAGDIKPQPKNELILSDLYYIVGRLNEYYTPDEVRAWLYARHPQLGGERAMDLIHNDRSLEVLAVIDRLDNDVYV is encoded by the coding sequence GTGTCACGCTACATCGGCGAACTTGCCGACATCGGGGGTCTGAAAGGAACCGATATCGCAAATATCACGGATGTCTCCAAGGCAACGGTATCGCGTTGGAAGGCTGGTGATATCAAGCCGCAACCAAAGAACGAATTGATTCTGTCCGACCTCTATTACATCGTCGGCCGTCTCAATGAATATTACACACCGGACGAGGTTCGTGCCTGGCTCTATGCGCGGCACCCACAACTCGGAGGTGAGCGTGCTATGGACCTTATTCACAATGATCGCTCGCTCGAAGTACTGGCCGTCATCGACCGGCTGGACAATGATGTCTATGTGTAG
- a CDS encoding RES family NAD+ phosphorylase, with protein MVKARRDNRLIDAIEAIDPVVFEGNVWRLVRDGRDPLICSASGGRWDDGTFDVLYTSLARSGALEEMRFHLMRGQPVMPSKVKYRMFEIELSLGRALQFLDLEALSKVGLNTETFGRLSYEQKNDEYPRTQEIGEVAHFLDFDGLIVPSARAEAKNVVVFCDKVGGLRESTVSDRGMIDWSRE; from the coding sequence ATGGTTAAAGCTCGACGCGACAACCGGCTGATTGACGCGATTGAGGCGATCGATCCCGTCGTTTTCGAAGGGAACGTTTGGCGGCTGGTGCGCGACGGGCGCGATCCGCTGATCTGCAGCGCGTCCGGTGGTCGGTGGGACGATGGAACTTTCGATGTGCTTTATACATCCTTGGCTCGATCAGGTGCTCTGGAAGAGATGCGATTCCATCTGATGCGCGGCCAACCGGTTATGCCAAGCAAGGTCAAGTATCGTATGTTCGAGATTGAACTTTCACTTGGGCGTGCGCTTCAATTTCTGGATCTGGAGGCGCTTTCCAAGGTCGGGCTGAACACGGAAACGTTCGGTCGACTTTCCTATGAGCAAAAGAACGACGAGTATCCACGTACTCAGGAAATTGGTGAAGTCGCACACTTTCTAGATTTCGATGGCCTGATCGTTCCCTCCGCAAGGGCGGAAGCAAAGAATGTCGTTGTATTTTGTGACAAGGTTGGCGGGCTGCGAGAGAGTACTGTTTCGGACCGAGGAATGATCGATTGGAGCAGGGAATAG
- a CDS encoding Eco57I restriction-modification methylase domain-containing protein, with translation MSSEIASQGSLFTSDFLTETIQGVSEWNTLGNADLDRFETSLRSIFENFPISQTPNESQTEDDLIWPILEALGWTQSLRQQNLSPRGREDVPDGLLFESAETKAKANGFPEEWKRYEFGRAVVESKRWARPLDRRSGRRGEETAPSTQMLRYLRRIDDITNGALRWGILTNGSKWRLYFSGARSVSEQFFELDIAAILDLPRHNEGLFALNEADRRHWLKVFYLVFCREAFEPAGADPRTFHEKALEEGKFYEERVAEDLSNKVFGEVFPDLVRAIVKAAPEADLQGVREAALILLYRLLFILYAEDRDLLPVKDTRYDDYGLRNKVRLDVKERKDNNDVFSDTAARYWGAMADLFLAIDQGDASIGLPPYNGGLFDQGRHAILTNIRIPDAVMARVIDALSFELTPEGRKYINYRNLSVQQLGSIYERLLEYEVTRDGEDITVQPNIFARKGSGSYYTPDDLVQLILTETLEPLVEERKRAFKDKIEELGQGDLPDHRKIGQLKRLDPATALLDLKICDPAMGSGHFLVSLVDFMADQVIAAMAEAELDAPEEWGDYISPLGERIDTIRNTILANADERSWTIDEEQLDDRHIIRRMVLKRCIYGVDKNPMAVELAKVALWLHTFTVGAPLSFLDHHLRCGDSLFGSWVKSGIDKAATYGTPLLLHEPMRRALRAASKMQIVEGLTDAEIAEAHRSADVFAEVQEMTAPLDALLKFIHALEWIGVKDKAGKAALKVFFDGQFGDPLAIAMGKRDPRIKRDADKRFAEILEEARTLIAEENFLNWQVAFPGIWSDWEDDLLNGGFDAIVGNPPWDRIKLQQVEWFAARRPAIARVQRASDRKVLIADLQKAGDPLASEFEKANARAETTSRMARKGGDYPLLSGGDTNFNSLFVERARKIIAPGGIVGLLIPSGIATETSSQEFFSQLIEGHAASCYFDFFNKRASGPLFFPDVYYRFKFSVLVFSGGDKTFDQCRFATFVRDIVELKDPRKVFSMGVDHFKHVNPNSKTAPVYRATRDREISTAIYDRFPVLVDRSSGEEVKAWPVQYATLYHMANSSDQFRTAKELQEKEGAWPESGGVWGSSQGTWVPLYEGKMVQAFDHRASGITTVDANLHRSGQGAATTEEQRHDPNHVIAPRYFVLDPGDLRVELAIKDVTSTTNARSLISCIIPPFGAGHTLPILRIEIEDAKERAEAQAILAASLNSTMVDFVARTKILSNHASWYILEQLPMIPPAEFQSTRFGSKSASQIVCETVLELTYTSHDMAPFARDLGYIDDAGAVRPPFGWDESRRAMLRAKLDALFFILYGLTDRDDVRYVFSTFPIVERQEEEAFGEFRSRELCLAWLNALASGNPDAKIRL, from the coding sequence TTGAGCAGTGAGATCGCAAGCCAGGGAAGCCTATTCACATCTGACTTTCTGACCGAAACCATTCAAGGCGTTTCGGAGTGGAACACCCTCGGGAATGCTGATCTCGACCGTTTCGAAACATCTCTTCGATCGATCTTTGAAAACTTCCCGATTTCCCAGACACCCAACGAAAGTCAGACCGAAGACGATCTGATCTGGCCAATCCTAGAAGCGCTTGGCTGGACACAATCCCTTCGCCAACAAAATCTATCGCCGCGCGGGCGCGAAGACGTGCCCGATGGTTTGCTTTTTGAGAGCGCCGAGACAAAGGCCAAGGCGAACGGCTTTCCCGAAGAGTGGAAGCGATACGAGTTCGGCCGCGCCGTGGTCGAATCCAAGAGATGGGCACGCCCCCTTGATCGCCGCTCCGGCCGGCGCGGGGAAGAAACCGCCCCATCAACCCAGATGCTCCGCTACTTGCGCCGCATCGACGATATCACCAATGGCGCACTACGTTGGGGCATTCTGACCAACGGCTCGAAGTGGCGGCTGTATTTCTCGGGTGCGCGATCGGTATCCGAGCAATTCTTCGAGCTCGACATCGCCGCGATCCTGGACTTGCCAAGGCACAATGAGGGGCTTTTTGCGCTCAATGAGGCTGATCGCCGCCACTGGCTGAAGGTCTTCTACCTTGTGTTCTGCCGCGAGGCATTCGAGCCTGCGGGGGCTGATCCGCGCACCTTCCATGAAAAAGCCCTCGAAGAAGGCAAGTTCTACGAAGAGCGCGTTGCCGAAGACCTCTCAAACAAGGTTTTCGGGGAGGTGTTCCCCGATCTGGTCCGCGCCATCGTCAAGGCCGCGCCCGAGGCTGATCTTCAAGGGGTGCGCGAAGCCGCACTGATCCTGCTCTATCGACTCTTGTTCATACTTTATGCCGAAGACCGCGACCTCTTGCCGGTCAAGGACACACGCTATGACGATTATGGGCTGCGCAACAAGGTGCGCCTTGATGTCAAAGAACGCAAAGACAATAACGACGTCTTCTCGGATACGGCCGCGCGCTATTGGGGAGCGATGGCCGACCTTTTCCTGGCGATCGATCAAGGCGACGCGTCGATAGGCTTGCCGCCCTACAATGGCGGTCTGTTTGACCAGGGGCGCCATGCGATCCTAACCAATATCCGCATCCCCGATGCAGTCATGGCGCGTGTGATCGACGCACTTTCCTTTGAGCTGACGCCGGAGGGGCGCAAATATATCAACTACCGCAACCTCTCGGTGCAGCAGCTTGGTTCGATCTATGAGCGGCTCCTCGAATACGAGGTGACGCGCGACGGCGAAGATATCACCGTTCAGCCCAACATCTTCGCGCGCAAGGGGTCGGGCAGCTATTATACGCCCGATGACTTGGTGCAGCTCATTCTTACAGAGACCCTTGAGCCGCTTGTGGAAGAGCGAAAACGTGCGTTCAAAGACAAGATCGAAGAGCTAGGGCAAGGGGATCTGCCAGATCATCGCAAGATCGGGCAGCTTAAGCGCCTCGATCCCGCGACCGCGCTTCTTGACCTCAAAATTTGTGACCCGGCTATGGGTTCCGGCCATTTTCTCGTAAGTCTGGTGGACTTCATGGCCGATCAGGTGATTGCAGCCATGGCAGAGGCCGAGCTCGATGCGCCCGAGGAGTGGGGGGACTATATTTCTCCGCTTGGCGAGAGGATCGATACGATCCGCAACACCATCCTTGCTAACGCTGACGAACGGAGCTGGACGATCGACGAGGAGCAACTCGACGATCGGCACATCATTCGCCGGATGGTCCTAAAGCGCTGCATCTACGGCGTCGATAAGAACCCGATGGCAGTCGAACTCGCGAAGGTAGCTCTGTGGCTCCACACCTTCACCGTGGGTGCACCACTGTCTTTCCTGGATCACCACTTGCGGTGCGGGGACAGCCTTTTTGGATCATGGGTTAAGAGCGGTATCGACAAGGCCGCGACATACGGCACACCGCTCCTTCTGCACGAGCCCATGAGACGAGCGCTCCGGGCAGCCTCAAAGATGCAGATTGTCGAAGGTCTGACAGACGCTGAGATCGCCGAGGCGCATCGTTCGGCCGACGTGTTTGCCGAGGTGCAGGAGATGACAGCGCCCCTCGACGCTCTATTGAAATTTATCCACGCGCTGGAATGGATCGGCGTCAAAGACAAGGCAGGAAAAGCCGCGTTGAAAGTCTTTTTCGACGGGCAATTTGGTGATCCTTTGGCCATTGCCATGGGCAAACGCGACCCCCGGATCAAACGTGACGCCGACAAAAGGTTTGCTGAAATACTCGAAGAAGCGCGAACTTTGATTGCCGAAGAGAACTTCCTCAATTGGCAAGTTGCTTTCCCTGGAATTTGGTCCGATTGGGAAGATGACCTGCTGAATGGTGGGTTCGACGCAATTGTCGGCAACCCACCTTGGGACAGGATCAAGCTTCAGCAAGTCGAGTGGTTCGCCGCCCGCCGTCCGGCGATAGCAAGGGTTCAACGTGCCTCCGACCGGAAAGTTCTGATCGCCGATCTGCAGAAGGCCGGCGACCCGCTCGCTTCGGAGTTCGAGAAAGCGAATGCCCGCGCAGAAACGACCAGCCGGATGGCAAGAAAAGGAGGAGATTACCCTCTCCTTTCTGGTGGCGACACGAATTTCAACTCACTGTTTGTCGAAAGGGCGCGAAAGATAATCGCCCCTGGCGGTATCGTCGGGCTGCTGATCCCATCTGGCATCGCCACGGAAACCAGCTCGCAGGAGTTCTTTTCGCAGCTGATCGAAGGGCATGCCGCGTCTTGCTATTTCGACTTCTTCAACAAGCGGGCCTCCGGACCCCTCTTTTTCCCAGACGTCTACTACCGCTTCAAGTTCAGCGTCCTTGTCTTCTCAGGAGGGGACAAGACTTTCGACCAGTGCCGCTTTGCCACTTTTGTTCGGGACATTGTCGAACTGAAGGACCCCCGCAAAGTGTTCAGCATGGGTGTCGATCACTTCAAACACGTCAATCCGAACTCGAAGACCGCACCGGTTTATCGAGCTACCCGGGACCGGGAAATCTCGACTGCGATCTATGACAGGTTTCCAGTGCTTGTAGATCGCTCGTCAGGCGAAGAAGTCAAAGCCTGGCCAGTCCAGTACGCCACTCTCTATCACATGGCCAACTCTTCGGACCAGTTTCGCACCGCCAAAGAACTTCAGGAGAAGGAGGGTGCATGGCCTGAAAGCGGCGGTGTCTGGGGCAGCTCGCAGGGAACGTGGGTGCCACTTTACGAAGGCAAGATGGTCCAAGCGTTCGATCATCGCGCGTCCGGCATTACGACCGTTGATGCAAATCTCCACCGCAGTGGCCAAGGAGCCGCGACCACGGAAGAGCAAAGGCATGACCCGAACCATGTTATTGCACCGCGCTACTTTGTACTCGATCCCGGCGATCTGCGCGTTGAGTTGGCGATCAAGGATGTCACATCCACGACGAATGCCCGGTCCCTGATTTCCTGCATCATCCCGCCGTTCGGTGCCGGACACACCCTTCCAATCTTGCGGATCGAAATCGAAGACGCGAAGGAACGTGCAGAAGCCCAAGCCATACTGGCCGCATCGCTCAACAGCACCATGGTCGACTTCGTTGCCAGGACCAAGATCCTGAGCAACCACGCAAGCTGGTACATTCTGGAACAGCTTCCAATGATCCCACCCGCAGAGTTTCAATCGACACGATTTGGCAGCAAGTCCGCTTCGCAGATCGTGTGCGAAACCGTATTGGAGCTGACCTACACCTCCCACGACATGGCACCGTTTGCGCGTGATCTGGGTTACATCGATGACGCAGGGGCAGTCCGCCCCCCGTTTGGCTGGGACGAAAGCAGACGTGCAATGCTGCGCGCCAAGCTCGACGCACTGTTCTTCATTCTATACGGCCTCACCGATCGTGACGATGTCCGCTATGTCTTCTCGACCTTCCCGATCGTTGAACGACAAGAGGAAGAAGCCTTCGGCGAGTTTCGAAGCCGCGAGCTTTGTCTTGCCTGGCTGAATGCATTGGCGTCCGGCAATCCTGATGCGAAGATCAGACTGTAG
- a CDS encoding relaxase/mobilization nuclease domain-containing protein, with translation MLDSRGTHDGKKQLSEAEINRVARRFENQWNERYSPKLGHTSHLLMAFPVGTSGEEVRDITQAVCEKFFQGEGSQFDYIAAIHQDRAHPHAHIVLNRRSKDGEMFFLGKDHHFNYDAFREAMVEAARGHGIRLEATRRLDRGVTTYRAEIDEIYKARDEGRPPVERQRTDADLAAALETVRQNALIYRGLAAEASRSNFEDVAEALERASTILASGGQIQSDGAIYMSQDEAAFDTLITEFSQNIRQIEAAIDRAPAAEKPVIERKLTDVLASVAHLNPLGDRSAALVDAPSRDGIYARPNASEDHLARLDDGEVAPKLAEALQGTGIDAEAVAARLWEGAGNAALERQWLAQDLQAIAKEGGLDLERPADREEALDRLEAVHVRLGDVLTDVRVLRAPTEVDKVDDAEVVLGERLATPGGDLVKDGPDIFAPSERQAFRALVAQFRRTDFDHPFSDDPSVRRAGAVEVEEARAAFDAYAQKSPQHAELASMAWEQITDSRMPPQYAVSAQDRTLHAGDMDLALRDPSDHLGPITEELRTLARYRTEMPDEEFGQAVQDEINHLRSLGASRAYISERSFEIEDQARQDYAERRYLEETAPSVMAFVRNADVEGPLSESEQQDIVRQINERLSPDAIDALRAGNADVLDTFTEDPLRQLELAKTYLQSSEVTAHGPAMERVLDALAEEQIEAQRARHAAADGEKGITHG, from the coding sequence ATCCTCGACAGTCGCGGCACCCATGACGGGAAGAAGCAGCTCTCGGAAGCCGAGATCAACCGAGTGGCGCGGCGGTTCGAGAACCAGTGGAACGAGCGCTACAGCCCCAAGCTTGGCCATACGTCGCATCTGCTGATGGCATTCCCGGTTGGGACCAGTGGTGAAGAGGTGCGCGATATCACCCAGGCGGTCTGCGAGAAGTTCTTTCAAGGTGAGGGGTCGCAATTCGACTATATTGCTGCAATACACCAAGATCGCGCGCATCCACATGCGCATATCGTTCTGAACCGCCGCAGCAAGGATGGCGAAATGTTCTTTCTCGGGAAGGATCATCACTTCAACTACGACGCCTTTCGCGAGGCGATGGTCGAAGCGGCTAGAGGACATGGGATCCGCCTTGAGGCGACGCGTCGTCTGGATCGCGGCGTCACGACCTACCGCGCCGAGATCGATGAAATCTACAAGGCCCGCGACGAAGGCCGTCCCCCTGTCGAGCGCCAGAGAACCGACGCTGACCTGGCGGCCGCTCTGGAAACCGTCCGACAGAATGCCCTGATCTATCGCGGGCTCGCGGCGGAAGCGTCACGTTCGAATTTCGAAGACGTGGCCGAGGCGCTCGAGAGGGCCAGCACCATCCTTGCCAGTGGCGGTCAGATTCAATCTGACGGAGCCATCTATATGTCCCAAGACGAAGCAGCGTTCGACACACTGATCACCGAGTTTTCTCAGAATATTCGCCAGATCGAGGCGGCGATCGACAGGGCGCCGGCGGCCGAGAAGCCGGTGATCGAGCGCAAGCTGACCGACGTTTTGGCCTCGGTCGCGCATCTGAACCCGCTTGGGGATCGCTCCGCCGCTCTGGTCGATGCTCCGTCCCGGGACGGCATCTATGCAAGGCCAAACGCCAGTGAAGATCATCTCGCGCGTCTTGACGATGGCGAGGTGGCACCAAAACTGGCCGAGGCGTTGCAAGGCACAGGCATCGATGCCGAGGCAGTGGCCGCGCGTCTGTGGGAAGGGGCAGGCAATGCCGCATTGGAACGTCAGTGGCTGGCACAGGATCTGCAGGCGATTGCCAAAGAAGGGGGACTCGATCTGGAGAGACCTGCGGACCGGGAAGAAGCACTCGACCGGCTGGAAGCTGTGCATGTTCGGTTGGGCGATGTTCTTACCGATGTACGCGTCCTGCGCGCGCCAACCGAGGTCGATAAGGTGGATGACGCTGAGGTAGTGCTCGGTGAGCGGTTGGCGACACCTGGGGGTGATCTCGTGAAGGACGGGCCCGACATTTTTGCCCCATCGGAGCGGCAGGCGTTCAGGGCGCTGGTGGCGCAGTTCCGCCGGACGGATTTCGATCATCCGTTCTCCGACGACCCGTCGGTCCGGCGGGCAGGTGCCGTGGAGGTTGAAGAGGCCCGCGCCGCGTTCGACGCCTACGCGCAGAAATCGCCGCAACATGCCGAACTGGCCTCAATGGCCTGGGAACAGATAACTGACAGTCGAATGCCGCCGCAATATGCGGTATCGGCGCAGGACCGCACGCTGCATGCTGGCGACATGGACCTCGCCTTGCGGGATCCCTCGGATCATCTCGGTCCGATCACCGAAGAGCTCCGCACCCTCGCCCGCTATCGCACGGAGATGCCGGATGAAGAGTTCGGGCAGGCCGTCCAGGACGAAATCAATCACCTTCGTTCGCTCGGCGCGTCGCGTGCCTATATCAGCGAACGCAGTTTCGAGATCGAAGACCAGGCGCGACAAGACTACGCCGAGCGCCGGTATCTGGAAGAGACAGCGCCAAGCGTCATGGCCTTTGTGCGAAACGCCGACGTCGAGGGCCCGCTCTCCGAGTCAGAGCAGCAGGACATCGTCCGGCAGATAAACGAGCGACTAAGCCCCGACGCAATCGACGCGCTGCGGGCCGGTAACGCGGACGTCCTGGACACATTCACCGAGGATCCGCTGCGCCAGCTGGAACTCGCCAAGACCTATCTTCAAAGCAGCGAGGTCACCGCGCATGGCCCGGCCATGGAGCGCGTTCTTGATGCATTGGCGGAAGAACAGATAGAGGCGCAGCGCGCGCGCCACGCTGCGGCAGATGGCGAGAAGGGGATCACCCATGGATAA